In Chitinivibrio alkaliphilus ACht1, the following are encoded in one genomic region:
- a CDS encoding InlB B-repeat-containing protein, whose translation NGTITADPDESEYEHGTEVELTAVPDEGYDFVGWGGDASGSDNPLTITVESDMGIEAEFALNSYSLDITAENGTITADPDESEYEHGTEVELTAVPDEGYDFVGWGGDASGSDNPLTIAVEDDMDIEAEFAQRTYFIAFESDGGSAVDTIREQYGREVVAPANPTKEGHTFDGWDPAIPETMPAENLTLHAQWSIHNYSLEVSAENGAVSVEPDADEYEHGSEVTLTAEADEGYEFIGWSGDTTGSETPFTITMEDDMELIAVFEEKGVERYVLNLNAQNGTIKAYPDFEEYPPGTNVVLVAEANEGYEFIGWSGDGKRDGKYLSITIEHDITIEAEFEVKTYTLSVSGENGSISVFPDKDEYEHGTQVQLTAHPDDKYEFVKWSGDAKGDKTPLIVNVEEDMSIEAVFTKTYELTIHTDNGTISAVPDRDAYAHGTEVELNADPHEGYEFLGWSGDAEGDKNPLTITVENDMVIEAEFSLKRYELTLTAENGTITADPEGSEYKHFTKVKLTADAYEGYKFVSWRGDASGDDNPLTITVKSDMDIEAKFTISPKMIRISAGPYHGDEEKEIAEFYMSKYPITQAEYYDIMGVNPSRFSGDENRPVEQVTWYDAVLYCNARSIAEGLDTVYSYSSIIGTPGEGVTNLEDLEIDSSANGYYLPTSVQWEYAFRGGTTTTYFWGDDASHADIYAWYSDNSGETTHPVGHKEPNPFGLYDMAGNVWEWCENGLSNGTDSYKSMRGGSYHLSEKKLTWSYTSSYLSYDQSGTIGFRVALGSR comes from the coding sequence AAAACGGTACTATCACTGCCGATCCCGATGAATCTGAATATGAACACGGAACAGAGGTGGAGCTCACCGCAGTACCGGATGAGGGCTATGATTTTGTTGGTTGGGGTGGCGATGCCTCTGGCAGTGACAATCCCCTTACAATTACTGTGGAAAGTGATATGGGTATTGAAGCGGAGTTTGCACTGAATAGTTATTCCCTTGATATCACTGCAGAAAACGGTACTATCACTGCCGATCCCGATGAATCTGAATATGAACACGGAACAGAGGTGGAGCTCACCGCAGTACCGGATGAGGGCTATGATTTTGTTGGTTGGGGTGGCGATGCCTCTGGCAGTGACAATCCCCTTACAATTGCAGTGGAAGATGATATGGATATTGAAGCGGAGTTTGCACAGAGGACATATTTTATTGCCTTTGAGAGTGACGGAGGAAGTGCAGTTGATACGATAAGAGAGCAATATGGGAGAGAAGTAGTCGCTCCTGCTAATCCGACCAAAGAAGGACATACCTTTGATGGATGGGACCCGGCAATTCCAGAGACGATGCCTGCAGAGAATCTAACATTACACGCACAGTGGAGTATTCACAACTATTCCCTTGAGGTATCCGCAGAAAACGGTGCTGTTTCAGTTGAACCTGATGCGGATGAATATGAGCACGGCAGTGAGGTGACTTTGACAGCCGAAGCAGATGAGGGCTATGAGTTTATTGGTTGGAGTGGTGACACGACTGGTAGCGAAACCCCCTTTACCATTACCATGGAAGATGATATGGAGTTAATTGCGGTTTTCGAGGAAAAGGGCGTTGAACGCTATGTTCTAAACCTCAACGCGCAAAACGGTACTATCAAAGCGTATCCAGATTTTGAAGAATATCCACCAGGAACAAATGTGGTTCTTGTCGCCGAAGCAAATGAGGGGTATGAGTTTATTGGGTGGAGTGGCGATGGAAAGCGAGACGGAAAATACCTTAGTATTACTATAGAACATGACATTACCATTGAAGCAGAGTTTGAAGTGAAGACGTATACCCTTTCAGTCAGCGGAGAAAACGGCTCTATTTCTGTATTTCCGGATAAAGATGAGTATGAACACGGTACTCAAGTACAGCTTACTGCCCATCCTGATGATAAGTATGAGTTTGTTAAATGGAGTGGTGATGCAAAGGGTGACAAAACTCCCCTTATTGTTAATGTTGAAGAAGATATGAGTATAGAAGCAGTGTTTACAAAGACTTATGAACTTACTATTCATACTGATAACGGTACTATTTCAGCTGTTCCCGATCGTGATGCATACGCACACGGTACAGAAGTGGAACTGAACGCAGATCCGCACGAGGGCTATGAGTTTCTTGGTTGGAGCGGCGATGCAGAGGGAGACAAAAATCCCCTTACCATTACTGTGGAAAACGATATGGTAATAGAAGCGGAGTTTTCACTGAAAAGATATGAGCTTACCCTCACCGCAGAAAACGGTACTATTACTGCCGATCCCGAAGGGTCTGAATATAAACACTTTACAAAGGTAAAGCTTACCGCTGATGCCTATGAAGGGTATAAGTTTGTTAGTTGGCGTGGTGATGCTTCGGGAGATGATAATCCTCTTACTATTACTGTGAAAAGTGATATGGATATAGAAGCGAAGTTTACTATCAGTCCCAAAATGATACGCATCTCCGCAGGCCCCTACCATGGGGATGAAGAAAAAGAAATCGCAGAGTTTTATATGTCGAAATACCCTATCACACAAGCTGAATACTACGATATTATGGGCGTAAATCCATCTCGTTTCTCCGGAGATGAAAACCGCCCCGTAGAACAAGTGACCTGGTATGATGCGGTGCTCTATTGCAATGCTCGGTCAATAGCAGAAGGTCTGGATACGGTGTATAGCTACAGCAGTATAATTGGCACTCCCGGAGAAGGGGTAACTAATCTTGAAGATCTTGAAATAGACAGCAGTGCAAACGGGTATTATCTGCCAACCAGTGTTCAATGGGAGTATGCGTTTCGCGGGGGAACGACTACCACCTATTTCTGGGGAGATGATGCCTCCCATGCAGATATCTATGCTTGGTATTCGGATAATAGTGGAGAAACTACTCATCCCGTAGGTCACAAAGAGCCCAATCCCTTTGGGCTCTATGATATGGCGGGGAATGTGTGGGAGTGGTGTGAGAATGGGCTTTCTAACGGGACAGACTCGTACAAGTCCATGCGAGGCGGAAGCTATCACCTCAGTGAAAAAAAACTGACTTGGTCCTACACTTCTAGCTATCTATCATATGATCAGTCCGGTACTATCGGTTTTCGGGTTGCTTTAGGTTCACGTTAA